One genomic window of Verrucomicrobiia bacterium includes the following:
- a CDS encoding aldehyde dehydrogenase family protein, which produces MKPALLLIDLQADYLASPGLQPDPARLVTQTAALLQGWRAQQWPVIHVWTTVRRDEPDRRLPHWQIQGRWRCEAGTEGHAPPAALRPLAGEPIIHKQGFNAYANGELEAALNQLHCDAVVLAGLHLHACVRTAAVESLERRRAVIIVEDAVASNDPVHAAAVRRWLAERCVRFEPMSSALARLRGQSPGGFIHHSPRAVHEVLFEVQPADAAEIARATSLVTEATGAWHCTAVSERAARLTQVSARLEATAPNWARQMALELGKPFAHGLEEIRRAAVNVRDVVRRAATFHFQVRETGGLVRHQPLGVVAVISPWNNPVAIPLGKIAPALMYGNGVVWKPAPATTRISEALLRLLRECGIPAELVQLLRGDHTTAQQLAGSNRIDAVTFTGSTYAGQAMQEICARRLAPLQAELGGNNAAILWDDADVPAAAADIARGAFGFAGQRCTANRRVIVNEQGFDRALAALKQAAEHLVWGDPLDSDAEIGPLLNVARREEHARRVAQAVADGAGRLEFTHAADAEAKWVREGAYARPVIACCDEPDHPLVQEESMSPLLVVQRARDFAEALTLSNGVRHGLAAALFSNAPARQQEFLTQSRAGILRLNASTAGADVTLPFGGWKASGIGPPEHGTGDALFYTRIQTVYGA; this is translated from the coding sequence ATGAAGCCCGCGCTGCTGCTTATCGATTTGCAGGCGGATTATCTTGCTTCGCCCGGTCTTCAGCCCGATCCGGCCCGTCTGGTGACGCAGACGGCGGCGTTGCTGCAAGGCTGGCGGGCGCAGCAATGGCCCGTGATTCACGTCTGGACCACGGTGCGGCGTGATGAACCGGACCGGCGGCTGCCCCATTGGCAAATCCAGGGTCGCTGGCGGTGCGAGGCTGGAACGGAAGGACACGCGCCGCCGGCCGCCTTGCGGCCGTTGGCTGGCGAACCAATCATCCACAAGCAAGGTTTCAACGCCTACGCCAATGGCGAGCTGGAAGCGGCATTGAATCAGTTGCATTGCGATGCGGTCGTGCTCGCGGGTTTGCATCTCCACGCCTGCGTCCGCACGGCGGCGGTGGAAAGTCTCGAACGCCGGCGGGCGGTGATCATCGTGGAGGACGCGGTGGCCAGCAACGATCCGGTTCACGCCGCGGCCGTGCGACGATGGCTGGCCGAACGCTGCGTCCGGTTTGAGCCGATGTCCTCCGCGCTGGCGCGGCTGCGCGGCCAAAGTCCCGGTGGATTCATTCACCACTCGCCGCGCGCTGTTCATGAAGTGTTGTTTGAAGTGCAACCGGCGGACGCTGCGGAAATCGCGCGGGCAACCAGTCTGGTCACGGAGGCAACCGGGGCATGGCACTGCACCGCCGTTTCCGAACGCGCGGCGCGGTTGACGCAAGTCAGCGCGCGGCTGGAGGCGACGGCGCCGAATTGGGCGCGCCAGATGGCGCTGGAACTGGGCAAGCCGTTCGCGCACGGCCTGGAGGAGATTCGCCGCGCGGCCGTCAACGTGCGGGACGTCGTCCGGCGGGCCGCCACCTTTCATTTTCAAGTTCGTGAAACCGGCGGGCTCGTGCGGCATCAGCCACTCGGCGTGGTGGCGGTGATTTCGCCATGGAATAATCCGGTGGCCATTCCGCTCGGCAAAATTGCGCCGGCTTTGATGTATGGCAACGGCGTGGTCTGGAAACCAGCGCCCGCCACCACGCGGATTTCCGAAGCCCTGCTGCGTCTGCTGCGCGAATGCGGCATCCCGGCGGAACTGGTGCAACTGTTGCGCGGCGACCACACCACCGCGCAACAACTTGCCGGGAGCAACAGGATCGATGCCGTCACGTTTACCGGTTCCACTTACGCCGGCCAGGCCATGCAGGAAATCTGCGCGCGCCGCCTTGCGCCGCTTCAGGCAGAACTTGGTGGCAACAATGCGGCCATTCTCTGGGACGATGCGGATGTGCCGGCTGCCGCGGCGGACATAGCCCGGGGCGCGTTTGGCTTCGCCGGCCAGCGGTGCACCGCGAATCGGCGGGTGATTGTGAACGAGCAAGGCTTCGACCGCGCGCTCGCCGCCCTCAAGCAAGCCGCCGAGCATCTGGTCTGGGGCGACCCCCTGGACTCGGATGCCGAAATTGGCCCGTTGTTGAATGTCGCCCGTCGGGAAGAGCATGCCCGGCGAGTGGCCCAGGCCGTCGCCGACGGCGCTGGCCGGCTGGAATTCACCCACGCCGCCGATGCCGAAGCAAAGTGGGTGCGCGAAGGCGCCTATGCGCGGCCGGTGATTGCGTGCTGTGACGAGCCGGACCACCCGCTCGTGCAGGAAGAGAGCATGAGTCCGCTGCTTGTGGTTCAACGCGCCCGGGACTTTGCCGAGGCGCTGACGTTGAGCAATGGTGTCCGGCATGGGCTGGCCGCCGCGTTGTTCAGCAATGCGCCCGCCCGTCAACAGGAGTTTCTCACCCAAAGCCGCGCTGGCATTCTGCGGCTGAACGCGTCCACTGCCGGAGCCGATGTGACGCTGCCGTTTGGCGGGTGGAAGGCCTCCGGCATCGGGCCGCCAGAGCACGGCACCGGCGATGCGCTTTTTTACACGCGCATTCAAACC
- a CDS encoding isocitrate/isopropylmalate family dehydrogenase: MRRAVGTGTAGAAHCRGPARFARGTDEFLHRHFSTGGAILNGPCGGRYVYDLRRRFDLFCKFVPVRSFPELAGAGRLAPQFARNIDLLIVRDNIGGVYQGRWSEHKTADARVAEHAFAYREAEVSRLVTVAAGVAAERRGELQVILKDGGVPAISALWRDVAVRAARQHGVEASFINIDLAAYELIQNPGRFDVIVAPNLFGDVMADIAGVLMASRGVTFSGNFDPAGRGVYQTNHGCAHDLAGLDVANPAGQILSLAMLLRESFGLFEAATLIETSLRRVWRDGWRTADLGGGNNDQTLGTRAMTDKVVETMLRTAAAGQPA, encoded by the coding sequence ATTCGACGTGCAGTCGGGACCGGAACTGCGGGAGCAGCCCATTGCCGGGGACCGGCCCGGTTTGCCCGCGGCACTGACGAATTTCTGCACCGACATTTTTCAACGGGCGGCGCCATCCTCAACGGGCCCTGCGGCGGGCGTTATGTTTACGACCTGCGCCGTCGGTTTGATTTGTTCTGCAAATTCGTGCCGGTTCGCTCGTTCCCCGAACTGGCGGGCGCCGGCCGGCTGGCACCCCAATTCGCCCGGAACATCGATTTGCTCATTGTGCGCGACAACATCGGCGGCGTTTATCAGGGGCGTTGGAGCGAACACAAAACCGCTGACGCGCGAGTGGCTGAACATGCTTTTGCTTATCGTGAGGCGGAGGTGTCCCGGCTCGTCACGGTTGCGGCGGGCGTGGCGGCAGAACGTCGGGGCGAATTGCAGGTCATTCTGAAGGACGGCGGCGTGCCCGCCATCAGCGCCCTGTGGCGTGACGTGGCTGTCCGCGCTGCGCGACAACATGGGGTCGAGGCGAGCTTCATCAACATTGATCTCGCCGCCTATGAATTGATTCAAAATCCGGGACGGTTCGACGTCATCGTGGCGCCCAACCTGTTCGGCGACGTCATGGCGGACATCGCCGGTGTGTTGATGGCTTCCCGCGGGGTGACGTTTTCCGGCAACTTCGATCCCGCGGGCCGCGGCGTTTACCAGACGAACCACGGTTGTGCGCACGACCTGGCCGGCCTGGACGTGGCCAATCCCGCCGGCCAAATCCTGTCGCTGGCGATGTTGTTGCGCGAAAGCTTCGGTCTCTTTGAAGCCGCCACGCTGATTGAAACATCACTCCGCCGTGTCTGGCGCGACGGCTGGCGCACGGCCGATCTTGGCGGCGGCAACAATGACCAAACGCTCGGCACGCGGGCGATGACGGACAAGGTCGTGGAAACGATGTTGCGCACGGCGGCGGCCGGCCAGCCCGCATGA
- a CDS encoding CvpA family protein, whose product MTIWILALLLLASLAGLGYRQGAIRVAFSLLGIFFGVLLAVPLAKPMAILLKAFGVVNPVILWLLPPLLVFCVISAIFKSIAFAVHHKVEVHFRYKAGDLRFTLWERLNRRIGLCLGLVNGTAYLILISFVIYTLSYWTVQMEAGDGMSRTARLLNRAGHDLEETGFIKTAGAVGRLPESFYDAADVAGLLYQNSLLEARLARYPAFLMLGERQEFQTLANDQQFTEMRARKDPLSQLLAYPPVKTIVSSPDTLNTIWSIAKPDLKDLTNFLYTAHSPKYDQEPILGRWIFDLRGTLAAVRQAQPNLTAKQMQSQRLLYQTFYSKVKLIVGTDSQMAIKDFPNLEAPLAPGTPPPLTGGQGSWSGANGFYQLKYNLDGKDISATAAIEGQRMTVTIEKLALVLTKEY is encoded by the coding sequence ATGACAATCTGGATTCTCGCGCTGCTGCTTCTGGCATCGTTGGCTGGTTTGGGGTATCGGCAAGGCGCCATTCGGGTTGCCTTCTCCTTGCTGGGTATTTTCTTTGGCGTGCTGCTGGCGGTGCCGCTGGCCAAGCCCATGGCCATCCTGTTGAAGGCATTCGGCGTGGTGAATCCGGTCATTTTGTGGCTGCTGCCACCGCTGCTGGTGTTTTGCGTCATCTCCGCCATCTTCAAATCCATTGCATTTGCCGTGCATCACAAGGTGGAGGTGCACTTTCGTTACAAGGCCGGCGATCTGCGCTTCACCCTCTGGGAACGCTTGAACCGGCGCATAGGACTCTGCCTCGGGCTCGTGAACGGCACCGCCTACCTGATCCTGATTTCCTTCGTGATTTACACGCTCAGTTACTGGACAGTCCAAATGGAGGCGGGCGACGGCATGTCGCGGACTGCGCGCCTGCTAAACCGCGCCGGGCATGACTTGGAGGAAACTGGCTTCATCAAAACCGCGGGCGCGGTCGGGCGCCTGCCGGAAAGTTTCTACGACGCCGCGGACGTGGCGGGATTGCTGTATCAAAACAGCCTGCTTGAAGCGCGTCTCGCCCGCTACCCGGCCTTTCTGATGCTGGGCGAACGCCAGGAGTTTCAAACCCTGGCCAACGACCAGCAGTTCACCGAAATGCGCGCCCGCAAGGATCCGTTGTCGCAACTGCTCGCATATCCGCCCGTCAAAACCATCGTGAGCAGTCCGGACACGCTCAACACCATCTGGTCCATCGCCAAACCCGACCTGAAGGATTTGACGAACTTCCTCTATACCGCGCACTCGCCAAAGTATGATCAGGAGCCGATTTTGGGCCGGTGGATTTTTGACCTGCGCGGAACGCTCGCGGCCGTGCGCCAGGCACAGCCGAATTTGACCGCCAAGCAAATGCAATCGCAGCGGCTCCTTTACCAGACGTTTTACTCCAAGGTGAAACTGATCGTGGGCACCGACAGCCAGATGGCGATCAAAGATTTTCCCAACTTGGAGGCGCCGCTGGCTCCCGGCACGCCGCCGCCGCTCACGGGCGGACAAGGAAGCTGGTCCGGGGCGAACGGCTTCTATCAACTCAAATACAATCTCGATGGCAAGGACATTTCCGCCACCGCCGCCATTGAAGGACAGCGCATGACGGTTACCATCGAAAAGCTGGCGCTGGTGCTGACGAAGGAATACTGA
- a CDS encoding sigma-70 family RNA polymerase sigma factor, translating to MSASEKASLPAAAAAIAPVAKAETAEAREEQRLVEQARQGNLEAYDALVRRYQERIYGTIYHMTSNHEDANDLAQETFIKAFQALKSFKGGSSFYTWLYRIAVNKTINFLKQRKNRSGMSLNDLDFNAEHDPDLVALISQKTPRREAGLTELQEKLNEAMGKLSEVHRLVVTLHDVQGVPHEEIAKIMDCNIGTVRSRLFYARQQLQGFLADYLK from the coding sequence ATGTCTGCCTCCGAAAAGGCCAGTCTTCCCGCCGCAGCGGCGGCCATCGCTCCGGTGGCCAAAGCCGAAACCGCCGAGGCGCGCGAGGAGCAACGTTTGGTGGAGCAGGCCCGCCAGGGAAATCTGGAAGCGTATGACGCGCTGGTCCGCCGTTACCAGGAACGGATCTACGGGACCATCTACCACATGACCTCAAATCATGAGGATGCGAACGACCTGGCGCAGGAAACGTTCATCAAGGCCTTTCAGGCGCTGAAATCCTTCAAGGGCGGGTCCAGCTTTTACACGTGGCTCTACCGCATCGCCGTCAACAAGACCATCAATTTCCTCAAGCAACGGAAGAACCGCTCGGGCATGAGTCTGAACGACCTGGATTTCAACGCCGAGCACGACCCGGATTTGGTGGCCCTCATTTCGCAAAAAACGCCCCGACGGGAAGCGGGGTTGACCGAGTTGCAGGAAAAATTGAACGAGGCCATGGGCAAGCTGTCGGAAGTGCATCGGCTAGTGGTGACCTTGCACGATGTGCAGGGAGTGCCGCACGAAGAGATCGCGAAAATCATGGATTGCAACATCGGCACGGTCCGGTCGCGGCTGTTTTACGCACGGCAGCAGTTGCAGGGGTTTCTGGCCGATTACTTGAAATGA
- a CDS encoding polyprenyl synthetase family protein, producing MFVAETKPANPPAARSQSTDPANPWKQIVEPVEPFLEAVSRGLSSQVDAFDPALRPYAEYALTGNGKHLRPALVALGANAVGETNNDHVTVAVIIEMVHLATLVHDDVMDEAEIRRGRLTLASNWGNDIAVLFGDCLFAHALRLAASFPTPEICRAVASATNTVCAGEILQNRNRANLQLSRVEYFRIMEMKTAELFALSCDLAVLLAGASQPHRAAMRQFGMAFGTAYQIFDDCLDLFGTEAQAGKSLGTDLVKGKMTLPMLILRERAGEADRLELDRSLTNWQPGSFPRIVSLLRHYDTLAPSCETIHQYLNQARRAVATLPARSGRVALEKLADYLQLQVAALGTGF from the coding sequence ATGTTTGTCGCGGAAACCAAGCCGGCCAATCCTCCGGCCGCTCGTTCGCAGAGCACTGACCCGGCCAACCCCTGGAAACAGATTGTTGAGCCGGTTGAGCCTTTTTTGGAGGCGGTTTCGCGCGGTTTGTCCTCGCAGGTGGACGCCTTTGATCCGGCGCTCCGGCCTTACGCCGAATATGCCCTCACCGGCAACGGCAAGCACCTCCGTCCGGCGCTGGTGGCCCTCGGGGCCAATGCCGTCGGCGAAACGAACAACGATCACGTCACGGTGGCCGTCATTATCGAGATGGTCCACTTGGCGACCTTGGTGCATGACGATGTCATGGACGAGGCGGAGATTCGGCGTGGGCGACTGACCCTGGCTTCCAACTGGGGCAATGACATTGCCGTCCTGTTTGGCGATTGCCTCTTTGCCCACGCGTTGCGGCTGGCAGCCAGCTTTCCCACGCCGGAAATCTGCCGCGCTGTGGCCTCCGCCACCAACACGGTTTGCGCCGGCGAAATTCTGCAAAACCGGAACCGGGCCAACCTGCAGCTCTCGCGGGTGGAATATTTCCGCATCATGGAGATGAAGACGGCGGAGTTGTTTGCGCTGTCCTGCGATCTCGCGGTTCTCCTGGCGGGGGCGAGCCAGCCGCATCGGGCCGCCATGCGCCAGTTCGGCATGGCGTTCGGAACGGCTTACCAAATTTTTGACGACTGCCTGGATCTCTTTGGCACCGAAGCGCAGGCCGGCAAGTCGTTGGGCACCGATCTGGTGAAAGGGAAAATGACCCTGCCCATGCTGATCCTGCGCGAGCGGGCCGGTGAGGCGGATCGTCTGGAACTGGACCGCTCATTGACCAACTGGCAGCCGGGTTCGTTTCCCCGCATCGTGAGCTTGCTGCGGCATTACGACACGCTGGCGCCCTCTTGCGAAACCATCCATCAATACCTGAACCAGGCGCGCCGCGCGGTGGCCACCCTGCCGGCCCGTTCCGGGCGCGTCGCCCTGGAAAAGTTGGCGGACTATCTCCAGTTACAAGTCGCCGCCTTGGGAACGGGCTTCTGA
- the ccsA gene encoding cytochrome c biogenesis protein CcsA, translated as MITDRQFFLFAVLIYGLSTIYSVFLWRKGFRRDDIVNYLLLLVGFGCHTMAIFKRGFILNHCPVYNVYEATTFFTWFSVLAYLVIGAWPRFRFLGVFFSPVMLAIGVFALVDPNLDPPHGPTPQFTGALPSLHATLSLLAYAAFGLSCAAGLMFLTQEKNLKQRKVNALLSLLPPIQRLEIAVGRLMLAGWILLSVGLGTGAVYLDENRARYNPEGDPKIIWAIVVWISYLALLILHRRGRLRGRRFALAAVVGFAFVALTFWATNLLSPIHHR; from the coding sequence ATGATAACCGACCGCCAATTCTTTCTATTCGCCGTCCTGATTTACGGCCTCAGCACGATTTATTCAGTATTCCTCTGGCGTAAAGGATTTCGGCGGGACGACATCGTCAATTATCTCCTGCTGCTGGTGGGGTTCGGCTGTCACACCATGGCCATCTTTAAACGCGGCTTCATCCTGAACCATTGCCCCGTTTACAACGTTTACGAAGCCACCACGTTCTTCACGTGGTTCAGCGTGTTGGCGTATTTGGTCATCGGCGCCTGGCCACGCTTTCGTTTTCTGGGCGTCTTTTTCTCGCCGGTGATGCTGGCCATCGGCGTGTTTGCTTTGGTGGATCCCAATCTGGATCCGCCGCACGGCCCCACGCCGCAATTTACCGGCGCGCTGCCGAGCCTGCACGCAACGCTTTCCCTGCTGGCGTATGCCGCCTTCGGCTTGAGTTGCGCGGCGGGACTGATGTTTCTGACGCAGGAAAAAAACCTGAAGCAGCGCAAGGTCAACGCCCTCCTTTCCCTGCTGCCCCCAATTCAACGGCTCGAAATTGCGGTCGGGCGGCTGATGCTGGCCGGCTGGATTCTGCTGTCGGTCGGCCTCGGCACTGGAGCAGTCTATCTCGACGAAAACCGGGCGCGCTACAACCCGGAAGGCGATCCCAAAATCATCTGGGCCATCGTGGTCTGGATCAGCTATCTGGCGTTGCTCATCCTGCACCGCAGGGGCCGGCTCCGGGGGCGGCGCTTTGCGCTCGCGGCCGTCGTCGGCTTTGCCTTTGTGGCGTTGACCTTCTGGGCCACCAACCTGCTTTCGCCGATTCATCATCGCTGA
- the hemA gene encoding glutamyl-tRNA reductase yields the protein MPVVVIGLSHRTSPVEVRERFAFAEPEVPEALADLRQRGLAEEAVILSTCNRVELYVATPLEPGRAFAELQHFLVTHHAYPDPVHDHLYKLAEPESLQHLFKVASGLDSMVLGETEILGQLKHAYDLALKHKHTGGRLNKAFQRAFNVAKHIRTATNIQRGSVSVASVAVELAEKIFATLAGHQVMVIGAGDTSEKTARALVSRGAQGIIVTNRTLAHAETLAQTLAGRAISFEQWPQEFAQIDIAISSTSAPHYVLDRAKLEPLMKQRRNRPLLLIDIAVPRDIDPDVNQMDNVYLYNVDDLQMIANDYLQQRREEVARCETIIIDKVRGLLNERRPPG from the coding sequence ATGCCCGTTGTCGTCATCGGTCTCAGCCATCGCACATCACCCGTTGAGGTGCGCGAACGATTCGCCTTTGCCGAACCCGAAGTGCCGGAAGCGCTGGCCGACCTACGGCAGCGCGGCCTCGCGGAGGAGGCAGTCATCCTCTCGACCTGCAATCGCGTCGAGCTTTACGTCGCCACGCCGCTCGAACCCGGACGCGCGTTTGCCGAGTTGCAACACTTTCTGGTCACCCATCACGCTTATCCCGATCCGGTTCACGACCACCTCTACAAGCTGGCCGAACCGGAAAGCCTACAGCACCTCTTCAAGGTCGCCAGCGGTCTGGATTCCATGGTGCTGGGCGAGACCGAGATTCTCGGCCAGCTCAAGCATGCCTACGACCTCGCGCTAAAGCACAAACACACCGGCGGCCGCCTGAACAAGGCCTTTCAGCGGGCATTCAACGTGGCCAAACACATCCGCACGGCCACAAACATTCAACGCGGCAGCGTCAGCGTGGCGAGCGTGGCTGTCGAACTGGCGGAGAAGATTTTCGCCACCCTCGCCGGCCATCAGGTGATGGTCATTGGCGCGGGCGACACGAGTGAGAAGACCGCCCGCGCCCTCGTTTCCCGCGGCGCACAGGGCATCATCGTCACCAACCGCACGCTGGCCCACGCGGAAACGCTGGCCCAGACGCTGGCCGGCCGGGCCATCAGCTTCGAGCAATGGCCCCAGGAATTCGCGCAGATTGACATCGCCATCAGCAGCACTTCCGCGCCACACTACGTTCTCGACCGCGCCAAACTCGAGCCGTTGATGAAGCAACGCCGCAACCGCCCGCTCTTGTTGATCGACATTGCGGTCCCGCGCGACATCGATCCGGACGTGAATCAGATGGACAACGTCTATCTCTACAACGTGGATGATTTGCAGATGATCGCGAACGATTACCTGCAGCAGCGCCGCGAGGAAGTGGCGCGATGCGAAACCATCATCATCGACAAGGTGCGCGGCCTGCTCAACGAACGCCGGCCGCCGGGATGA
- the hemC gene encoding hydroxymethylbilane synthase codes for MADSTIIIGTRGSALALAQSNMIAAQCRAALPQFRFELKIIKTTGDKLQTASMAQGELPKGLFTKELEVALLDGRADFAVHSLKDLPTELPPGLKLGAVGVREDVRDVMIYRAQGASMQPARRAFGAHMQVRDLPAGATVATSSTRRRAQLLAIRPDLKAVEIRGNVATRMQKLAAQPELDATILALAGLKRLGYRLTPDGRIEGKDVPTGLLATILDVDSMLPCVGQAAIGIEVRTNDGRIDAVCAQLNHFETFQCVTAERAFLAGMGGGCLAPVAAYAEPVGGQISMRAVSFVNGCRRAEAKGAIHEPAQLGAGIAAKLK; via the coding sequence ATGGCCGATTCGACCATCATTATCGGAACGCGCGGCAGCGCGCTAGCGCTCGCCCAGTCCAACATGATTGCCGCGCAATGCCGCGCCGCCCTGCCCCAGTTCCGGTTTGAGCTGAAGATCATCAAAACGACCGGTGACAAGCTGCAAACCGCCAGCATGGCCCAGGGCGAACTGCCCAAAGGACTCTTCACGAAGGAACTCGAAGTCGCCCTGCTCGACGGGCGGGCGGATTTTGCGGTGCACAGCTTGAAGGATTTGCCAACCGAACTGCCTCCGGGCCTGAAACTCGGCGCCGTCGGCGTGCGCGAGGACGTGCGTGACGTGATGATTTACCGTGCCCAAGGAGCCTCGATGCAGCCGGCGCGGCGCGCCTTCGGCGCCCACATGCAAGTCAGGGATTTGCCGGCCGGTGCGACCGTTGCCACCAGCAGCACACGGCGCCGCGCCCAATTGCTCGCCATCCGGCCCGATCTTAAAGCCGTCGAGATTCGCGGCAACGTCGCAACCCGCATGCAAAAACTCGCCGCCCAACCGGAGCTGGACGCCACCATCCTGGCCCTCGCCGGCCTGAAACGGCTCGGTTATCGTTTGACGCCGGACGGCCGTATTGAGGGCAAGGATGTGCCGACGGGATTGTTGGCCACGATCCTCGATGTCGACTCCATGCTGCCCTGCGTGGGCCAGGCCGCGATTGGCATTGAAGTCCGCACGAATGACGGGCGGATCGACGCCGTGTGCGCCCAGCTCAATCATTTTGAAACCTTCCAATGCGTGACGGCGGAACGCGCCTTCCTGGCAGGAATGGGCGGCGGTTGTCTGGCGCCCGTGGCGGCCTACGCGGAACCTGTCGGCGGGCAAATCAGCATGCGCGCGGTATCCTTCGTGAACGGTTGCCGGCGGGCGGAAGCCAAAGGCGCCATCCACGAGCCCGCCCAGCTCGGCGCGGGCATCGCGGCCAAGCTGAAGTAA